GCCAGACGCAGCCAGCGCCGGATGCCGCCGCCCTCTTCGACGCCGCCGTCGTGATCTTCGATGCGGGAGCGCCAGGCCCGGCGCATATCCGGGTCGTCGCAACGCGACAGAAAGGCCGCATCCTTCATGGGGATGCGGCTCTGGTAATAATAGCGGTTGATCACCCAGGCGCGGACCTGCGTCGTCGTGCAGCCGCCGCCATGGAGCATCGCATGAAACGGATGCTTGTCATGATAGCGCTCCTTGCCGATCTCCAGCAGGCGGGCATGGAAAGCTTGTCTGTCAGTTGCCGTCGTCACAGCCGGACCTCCATGCCGTCATAGCCGATCTCGAAACCGCGGGCCTCGACGCGCTCGCGCTCGGTGCCGGCCCGCCAGATCGGGTTGGTGTTGTTGATATGGACATAGATCTTTCTGCCGATGTTCAAGAGATCGAGCGTCTCGAGACTGCCGCCCTCCCCGTCGATCGGCATGTGGCCCATGCGACGGCCTGTCTTGCGGCCGGTCCCGGTCAGGATCATCTCGTCATCGGAATAGAGCGTGCCGTCGAAGAAGACGGCATCGGCATCGCGCAGGCGCGCGGCGAGGCTGTCCGTCATCACGGCGCAGCCCGGAACATAATAGACCCGCCTCTCGCCGGCCTTCAGTTCGACACCGACCGTGTGCTCGCCCTCGATGCCCAGATCGGGCTCGCCGTCCTCGAGAAAGAGCGGCACCTTGCCCGGAACGGCGAAGAGCCGTGCATCGAGGCCCGACAGCGGAGAGAACGCCTCATCCATTTCAATGGTTTCTCTTGAAACCAGTTCCGGATCGAGGACCTGGAAGACCGGATTGTCGGCGACGATCCGGCCGACCGCGCCGGTCGAAAACAGGGTGAATGCCTGCTTCTCCCGCAAGACGAGAAGTCCTGCCAGATGGTCGATGTCGCCATTCGTCAGCACCACGCTCTCGATGGGGCTGTGACGAAGGCGGCGCGGCTGAAGCGGCCTATTGTTTTGAACCTGCTGGCGGATGTCGGGGGAGGCGTTGAAGACGGCCCAGCTCTCACCGTCGATACTCACCGCGAGCGACGACTGCGTTTGCGGTCTGAGGCCGGAGGCCGGATCGCGCGCCATCGCGCAGTTGCGACAGCCGCAATTCCATTGCGGGAGACCGCCGCCGGCGGCGGCCCCCAAGACGATGATGCGAAGATCGGACGTTTTATTCACCGGGATACCTGATGCCTTACCGATCCTCGTCAAGCTGGCCTTCAGAAGAGGATCGGTTCATCCCCGTCCGCAGGAGCATAGCGGGTGATTTCCATAGCGCAGCTGACTTCGATGAATTTCGGTTTATGCCAGGCCATACTTCCTCCATTCGCCCGTGGGGTCGTTGTGCTCGCTCCCGTTCCGGCAGGCGCCCTTGCGGTCGGGGCGGGCATGAAACCAGGCAGGACCTATAGCAGTCGCTGCCCGGGTCAAGGGCCGGAACGGCAGTCCGCTGCTCCGGCAGAGCCCGGCGGCGCCGTAGCCGGGCTTTTAGGCATCGTAAAGTCTCCTCTTGGGGCGCATAGTAGCAAGCGATGTGGTGCCCCACAATTACGACCTAGGTGTCGGTCGCCGCCGCCTTCCGCCCACATGAAGCTCACCTCTAGCCGAATGCGTTGGCTGGATAAGGCTTGCTGACCACAGGCAGATAGCGCGCTCCGGACGCCAGCACGAACCGCTCGAAAGCCTGCATGGCCGGGGTGGAGGCACGATCCAGGCGCGACACGGTAAACCACTGCCGGCGGATCGGCGTGTCGACCACGTCGAGGATCACGAGCCTGCCGAGCTTTACCTCCTGTTCTATCGTATGGGCCGAGATGAAGGCGATTCCGAGACCGGCGATTACGGCCTGCTTGATCGTCTCGTTCGAGGCGATCTCGGTGCCGAGCTCCTCGAGCTCGTGCGGCGTGTCGCTCAGGAAGATCTCGAGGGAGATACGCGTTCCCGATCCTTTTTCGCGCACCAGGAACTGTTCCTGGGCGATCCGCTCCCGTGAAATCTCCAGCACGCCCGCGAGCGGGTGACCGGCGGGGGCGATGAAGACCAGTGGATGATCGCCGAACACCTGCGCCCGCACCTCGAAATCGCGCGGCGGCCGCCCCATCAGAGCGATGTCGATCTCGTGGTCCCGCAGCTTGGCGATGATCTCGGCCCGGTTGCCGATGAAGAGATTTATCTCCACGGCAGGAACCTGATCGCGAAAGGCGGCAATGAGCTGCGGCGCGAAATATTTCCCGGTCGACACGACGCCGAGGCGCAACCGTCCGGTTCTGAGCCCCTTGATGGCATCTATCGAGTCCTCGAGGGCAATGAGGCTGTCCTCGATCGCCCGCGCCGCTTCGAGAAAGGCAAGGCCGTAAGCCGTCGGCACCATGCCGCCACGCGTGCGGTCGAAGAGCGCAATGCCCGCATCCCGTTCCAGATGCTGGATCTGCAGGGTGAGCGCCGGTCCGGTCAGTCCCAAGGCTTCGGCGGCGAGGTTGATCTTCCCCAACCGGCAAACGGCTTCGACGGTGCGGAGCTGGCGAAAGGTCACGTTGCGCATGGATCAAAGTAAGTAAATTTAACTTATGAAGTCAAATGAATAAATTTTACAAACTCCCCTTTTACGCCATCCTTCCCTCGAAAGCGTGCGGAGGAGACATCATGTCAGGCGCAACTCTCGAAGCATACCTCGCTTCATGCACGGCCCGCGGCGACGACCTTACGCGGGACGTGGCCGCCGTGATCCAGAGGCTGGCTAAGGCCGCTCTCGACATCCGCAAGCTCGTCGGCCAGGGAGCGCTCGGCACCGCTTTCAACGGCACCCACGGCAGCAGCAACACGGATGGCGATCTGCAGAAGGACCTCGACATCCTGTGCGACGACCAGTTCCTGTCGTCGCTGCAAGGCGCCCCCGTCGCATGCTACGCCTCGGAAGAACTGGAAAATCCCGTTCTGCTCGACCCGGCTGCGCGCCTCGCGGTTGCCATCGACCCGCTCGACGGCTCTTCGAACATCGATAACAACGTTTCCATCGGCACGATCTTCTCGGTGCTTCCCGCCGCCAAGGGGCCGGACGTGGACCCCTCCCAGTCCTTCCTGCAACCTGGAAACCGGCAACTGGCGGCGGGCTTCTTCATCTACGGGCCGCAGACCGCTCTGGTGCTGTCGCTCGGCAAGGGGACGGAGATCTTCGTCTTCTCCAGCAGGCTCGGATGTTTCGTCGAGGCCTGCAAGTCGGCCAGCATCCCGGAGCGCGCGCACGAATTTGCCATCAACATGTCGAACTACCGGCACTGGGAAGAAGCCATCCGGCTCTATGTCGACGACTGCCTGGCAGGCTCCGAGGGGCCTCGCGAGCGGGATTTCAACATGCGCTGGATCGCCTCGCTCGTCGCGGAAACCTATCGCATCCTCATCCGCGGCGGGATCTTTCTCTATCCCGCCGACGGCCGGAAGGGATATAGCCAGGGCCGGCTGCGGCTGGTCTACGAGGCGAACCCCATCGCCTTCATCATCGAGAATGCCGGCGGCGCGGCCACCACGTCCATCGACCGCATTCTCGATCTCGTTCCGGAAAATCTGCACCAGCGCGTGCCTCTGGTTTTCGGCTCCCGCCGCGAGGTGGCGCGCATCACCCGCTATCACGTCGACCCGAACATGATTGGCGAACGCGCTCCGCTCTTCGGCAAGCGCGGTCTGTTCCGGGCCTGAGGAGAAAAAATATGTCGGCCAAATACCCCATCATCTCCATCACAGGTTCGTCCGGCGCCGGCACCACGACCGTCAAGGACACTTTCGAGAAGATATTCAAGCGCGAGAACATCTCGGCGTCCTTCATCGAAGGCGATGCCTTTCATCGCTTCGACCGGGAAACCATGCGCAGCAAGATCGCGGAGGAGAAAGCCCGAGGCGTCGACTTCACGCATTTCTCCGCCGAGGCGAACGAACTGGAGATCCTCGAAAGCGTCTTTGCCGAATATGGCCGGCGCGGGGTCGGGCGCACCCGTCACTACGTGCACGACGAGGCCGAGGCCGCGAAATTCGGCTCGGACCCAGGCACGTTCACCGACTGGGAAGAATTCCGCGACAGCGATCTTCTCTTCTACGAGGGGCTGCATGGCTGCGCCGTCACCGACACGGTCAATCTCGCCCAGCATTGCGACCTGAAGATCGGCGTCGTGCCCGTCATCAATCTCGAATGGATCCAGAAGATTCATCGCGACAAGGCGACCCGCGGCTACTCCACCGAGGCCGTGACCGACACCATCCTGCGGCGCATGCCCGACTATGTGAACTATATCTGCCCGCAGTTCTCCCTGACGGACATCAATTTCCAGCGCGTGCCGATCGTCGACACGTCCAATCCCTTCATCGCCCGCTGGATACCGACGCCGGCCGAATCCATCCTGGTCATCCGCTTCGCCAAGCCGCAAAGCATCGATTTCCCCTACCTGCTGTCGATGCTGCACAACAGCTACATGTCGCGCGCCAATTCCATCGTGGTGCCGGGCGACAAGCTCGATCTCGCCATGCAGCTGATCTTCACCCCGCTCATTCACAAGCTGCTCGAGCGCAAGCACCGCATGTCGTGAGGAGGACATCATGAATGTTTCGCAGCAGATCGGACCCCGCGCCGCCGCCTCGGAGCGCAGCATGGCCGATGCCATCCGGTTTCTTTCCATGGACGCCGTCGAGAAGGCCAACTCCGGCCACCCCGGCATGCCGATGGGCATGGCCGACGCGGTGACGGTCCTCTTCAACCGCTTCATCAGGATCGATCCGTCACGCCCCGACTGGCCGGACCGCGACCGATTCGTGCTTTCGGCCGGCCATGGCTCGATGCTGCTCTATTCGCTCCATCACCTCATCGGCTTCGCCGATATGCCGATGGCCGAGCTTTCATCCTTCCGCCAGCTCGGCTCGAAAACGGCCGGCCACCCCGAATACGGCCATGCCCTCGGTATCGAGACCACCACCGGACCGCTGGGCCAGGGGATCTCGACCGCTGTCGGCATGGCGATTGCCGAACAGATGATGGCCGCCCGCTTCGGCAGTGCGCTCTGCAACCACTTCACCTACGTGGTCGCCGGAGACGGCTGTCTGCAGGAGGGGATCAGCCACGAGGCGATCGACCTTGCCGGACATTTGAAATTGCGCAAGCTCATCGTGCTGTGGGACGACAACCGGATATCGATCGACGGCTCCACCGATCTCTCCACCTCGATGAACCAGCTTGCGCGTTTCCGCGCCGCCGGCTGGGATGCGCAAGCCGTCGACGGCCACGACCCCGGCGCGGTGGCAAAAGCGATCGAGCGGGCGCGCCGGACCCGAAAGCCGTCGCTGATCGCCTGCCGCACCCGCATCGGCAAAGGTGCCGCCAGCATGGAAGGCTCGCACAAGACCCACGGCGCGGCGCTCGGCGAAAAGGAGATCGCTGCCACACGCGAAAACCTCGCCTGGCCGCATCCGCCCTTCTTCGTTCCATCTGAGATCAAGGCTGCCTGGGAAAAGGTGGCGGCGCGGGGCCGCTCGGCCCGCGAGGCCTGGGAAATCCGCCTCGACTCTTCGCGCTCGAAAAAGCGCTACGAGCAGACCATAGGGCGGCAGCTCGACGGCGAGGTCGGCGATCTGCTTGCAAGATTCCGGGACGCGCATCGTACAAGGGCTACGAAGGTCGCGACGCGTCAGGCCTCGCAGATGGCTCTGGAAGTCATCAACGGCGCCACCGCGTTGACGATCGGCGGCTCGGCGGACCTGACCGGCTCCAACCTGACGCTGACCTCGCAGACCCAGCCCATTTCGTCGGGCAATTTCAAGGGCCGCTACCTGCATTACGGCATCCGCGAGCACGGCATGGCGGCCGCCATGAACGGCATCGCGCTCCATGGCGGCTTCATCCCCTATGGGGGCACTTTCCTGGTCTTTTCCGACTATGCTCGCGGTGCGATGCGCCTTTCGGCCCTCATGGGCCTGCCCGTCATCTATGTGCTGACGCATGATTCCATCGGGCTCGGCGAAGACGGACCGACGCACCAGCCGGTCGAGCATCTGGCCATGCTGCGCGCCACGCCCAACCTCAATGTCTTCCGGCCGGCCGACATCATCGAGACGGCAGAATGCTGGGAGATCGCGCTTGGCGAGAAGAACACGCCGAGCGTCCTCGCCCTTTCGCGGCAGGCCCTGCCGATGCTGCGCCGGACGGACGGGAACGAGAACCTGTCGGCGCTCGGAGCCTATGTCCTGAGGGAAGCGCGCGGCGACCGGGACGTCACGCTTCTTGCCACGGGATCCGAAGTCGAGATTGCCGTAGCCGCAGCGGAGCGCCTGCAGGCCGAAGAAGGCATAGCAGCGGCGGTGGTCTCCATGCCGTGCTGGGAGAAGTTCGAGGCTCAGGACACGGCCTATCACAGGCAGGTCCTCGGAGATGCACCGCGCATCGCCATCGAGGCGGCGGGCCGCCTCGGCTGGGACCGTTGGATGGGCCCCGACAGTGCCTTCGTCGGCATGACGGGCTTTGGTGCCTCGGCACCGGCCGGAGACCTCTACCGCCATTTCGGCATCACCGCCGACCATGTCGTCGCAGAAGCCCTGGAGCTTCTCCGCCGGGCTTACCCGGAAACGCCGCCAGCAGGTGCCCGGACCGGCAATCCGATCGCCCACATCGTCAGATCATCCGAGGAGGCATGACAATGGCCCGCATCACGCTTCGCCAATTGCTCGATCACGCCGCCGAACGCAGCTATGGCGTGCCGGCATTCAACATCAACAACATGGAGCAGGGGCTTGCGATCATGGAGGCGGCGCGCGCCTGCGACGCTCCCGTGATCCTCCAAGTCTCCCGTGGTGCCCGCTCCTACGCGAACGACGTCATGCTCGCCAAGATGATGGAAGCTTTGGAAGAGATGTATCCGGACATTCCGCTCTGCATCCACCAGGATCACGGCAACAATGTCGCGACGTGCCTCACGGCGATCCAGCACGGCTTCACCTCGGTGATGATGGACGGCTCGCTGAAGGAGGATGCCAAGACCCCTGCCGATTACGACTATAACGTCTCGATCACGGCAGAGGTGAGCCGCCTCGCGCACATGGTCGGCGCCTCGGTCGAAGGCGAACTCGGCTGTCTCGGTTCGCTCGAGACCGGCCATGGCGAGGCCGAGGACGGCCACGGCTTCGAAGGCGCGCTCGACCGTTCGCAACTGCTTACCGATCCGGACGAAGCCGCCCGCTTCGTCGCCGAGACCGGCGTCGATGCGCTGGCCGTCGCCATCGGCACCTCGCACGGGGCCTATAAGTTTACCCGCAAGCCGACCGGCGAAGTCCTCGCTATGGACGTGATCGAGAAGATCCATGAGCGGCTGCCGAACACCCATATCGTCATGCACGGCTCCTCCTCCGTACCGCAGGAATGGCAGGACGTTTTCAACGCCCATGGCGGCCAGATGCGCGAGACCTACGGCGTCCCCGTCGAGGAGATCGTCCGTGGCATCCGCTTCGGCGTGCG
The genomic region above belongs to Sinorhizobium meliloti and contains:
- the pqqB gene encoding pyrroloquinoline quinone biosynthesis protein PqqB, encoding MNKTSDLRIIVLGAAAGGGLPQWNCGCRNCAMARDPASGLRPQTQSSLAVSIDGESWAVFNASPDIRQQVQNNRPLQPRRLRHSPIESVVLTNGDIDHLAGLLVLREKQAFTLFSTGAVGRIVADNPVFQVLDPELVSRETIEMDEAFSPLSGLDARLFAVPGKVPLFLEDGEPDLGIEGEHTVGVELKAGERRVYYVPGCAVMTDSLAARLRDADAVFFDGTLYSDDEMILTGTGRKTGRRMGHMPIDGEGGSLETLDLLNIGRKIYVHINNTNPIWRAGTERERVEARGFEIGYDGMEVRL
- the pqqA gene encoding pyrroloquinoline quinone precursor peptide PqqA, whose translation is MAWHKPKFIEVSCAMEITRYAPADGDEPILF
- a CDS encoding LysR family transcriptional regulator, with the protein product MRNVTFRQLRTVEAVCRLGKINLAAEALGLTGPALTLQIQHLERDAGIALFDRTRGGMVPTAYGLAFLEAARAIEDSLIALEDSIDAIKGLRTGRLRLGVVSTGKYFAPQLIAAFRDQVPAVEINLFIGNRAEIIAKLRDHEIDIALMGRPPRDFEVRAQVFGDHPLVFIAPAGHPLAGVLEISRERIAQEQFLVREKGSGTRISLEIFLSDTPHELEELGTEIASNETIKQAVIAGLGIAFISAHTIEQEVKLGRLVILDVVDTPIRRQWFTVSRLDRASTPAMQAFERFVLASGARYLPVVSKPYPANAFG
- a CDS encoding class 1 fructose-bisphosphatase, which produces MSGATLEAYLASCTARGDDLTRDVAAVIQRLAKAALDIRKLVGQGALGTAFNGTHGSSNTDGDLQKDLDILCDDQFLSSLQGAPVACYASEELENPVLLDPAARLAVAIDPLDGSSNIDNNVSIGTIFSVLPAAKGPDVDPSQSFLQPGNRQLAAGFFIYGPQTALVLSLGKGTEIFVFSSRLGCFVEACKSASIPERAHEFAINMSNYRHWEEAIRLYVDDCLAGSEGPRERDFNMRWIASLVAETYRILIRGGIFLYPADGRKGYSQGRLRLVYEANPIAFIIENAGGAATTSIDRILDLVPENLHQRVPLVFGSRREVARITRYHVDPNMIGERAPLFGKRGLFRA
- a CDS encoding phosphoribulokinase, whose product is MSAKYPIISITGSSGAGTTTVKDTFEKIFKRENISASFIEGDAFHRFDRETMRSKIAEEKARGVDFTHFSAEANELEILESVFAEYGRRGVGRTRHYVHDEAEAAKFGSDPGTFTDWEEFRDSDLLFYEGLHGCAVTDTVNLAQHCDLKIGVVPVINLEWIQKIHRDKATRGYSTEAVTDTILRRMPDYVNYICPQFSLTDINFQRVPIVDTSNPFIARWIPTPAESILVIRFAKPQSIDFPYLLSMLHNSYMSRANSIVVPGDKLDLAMQLIFTPLIHKLLERKHRMS
- the tkt gene encoding transketolase; the protein is MNVSQQIGPRAAASERSMADAIRFLSMDAVEKANSGHPGMPMGMADAVTVLFNRFIRIDPSRPDWPDRDRFVLSAGHGSMLLYSLHHLIGFADMPMAELSSFRQLGSKTAGHPEYGHALGIETTTGPLGQGISTAVGMAIAEQMMAARFGSALCNHFTYVVAGDGCLQEGISHEAIDLAGHLKLRKLIVLWDDNRISIDGSTDLSTSMNQLARFRAAGWDAQAVDGHDPGAVAKAIERARRTRKPSLIACRTRIGKGAASMEGSHKTHGAALGEKEIAATRENLAWPHPPFFVPSEIKAAWEKVAARGRSAREAWEIRLDSSRSKKRYEQTIGRQLDGEVGDLLARFRDAHRTRATKVATRQASQMALEVINGATALTIGGSADLTGSNLTLTSQTQPISSGNFKGRYLHYGIREHGMAAAMNGIALHGGFIPYGGTFLVFSDYARGAMRLSALMGLPVIYVLTHDSIGLGEDGPTHQPVEHLAMLRATPNLNVFRPADIIETAECWEIALGEKNTPSVLALSRQALPMLRRTDGNENLSALGAYVLREARGDRDVTLLATGSEVEIAVAAAERLQAEEGIAAAVVSMPCWEKFEAQDTAYHRQVLGDAPRIAIEAAGRLGWDRWMGPDSAFVGMTGFGASAPAGDLYRHFGITADHVVAEALELLRRAYPETPPAGARTGNPIAHIVRSSEEA
- the fba gene encoding class II fructose-bisphosphate aldolase (catalyzes the reversible aldol condensation of dihydroxyacetonephosphate and glyceraldehyde 3-phosphate in the Calvin cycle, glycolysis, and/or gluconeogenesis) → MARITLRQLLDHAAERSYGVPAFNINNMEQGLAIMEAARACDAPVILQVSRGARSYANDVMLAKMMEALEEMYPDIPLCIHQDHGNNVATCLTAIQHGFTSVMMDGSLKEDAKTPADYDYNVSITAEVSRLAHMVGASVEGELGCLGSLETGHGEAEDGHGFEGALDRSQLLTDPDEAARFVAETGVDALAVAIGTSHGAYKFTRKPTGEVLAMDVIEKIHERLPNTHIVMHGSSSVPQEWQDVFNAHGGQMRETYGVPVEEIVRGIRFGVRKVNIDTDLRLAAAAAFRRVADTSRTEFDPRKFLKAAMEAMSSVCKARFEAFGTAGNASRIKVVPMSEMARRYASGSLKPQPARSEAA